A single window of Labrus mixtus chromosome 23, fLabMix1.1, whole genome shotgun sequence DNA harbors:
- the LOC132958993 gene encoding SH3 domain-containing protein 19-like isoform X1 encodes MAEARSEEEEENTMRDTREQVVRRQPNSSGGRPDRRKPEHRHSQGPLSSIRAAIKRTSTRSTSLSESSRDRDRDRERDRDRERDRRRPEITILSAEPLASTSWFPGASGGFPPPPPPAAQIWGSTIPPAIQPPPSYEEVIREKTQEQVLLPSSSSCLPSSSPRPASSITIATQTDPGPAPDQQDANVRRPVRPPRPRLSLPLKPSNVDDITPTSSQSQLTSVNSDNTLCCDFLTELCSPLTSNSGAQTDLWERSFAAVDVATTPSTSSQVPLDRPRPRPRSRLSAPHISNEVKVQTLVKLREDGLATLAARSGANSANQDVVQGKYLQELLEAFSADDWGFPDRHSSGSSSGNSQSESEEGEEDMATLRARIQAFEQQVADGSCGGTNSTPLECAVTKKPEPRPRPRLQPTKSAPPTIAPKPKNFSQATKPSTKVFWEDPSLTTDSCSTESSKSTETPTTDFNPAAQPSTSCTPKPAPSLVPQPCRNTEKPLITPKPQSTPETLTSGTPVPVPAPRPPPPKITPSDQQTKPPPRPTVAPRASTGALTQDKTTPTLPPRPSAEVSSGAQTETEETQDSTNQTVKVESVRPGVPAKPAALTSLRRSSAPNLAPKPTGASPTTPDANPVPPKPSAAAPATAPKPLGPTPGLKPATTAPAPALRKGPVIPNKPETTNTANPNSSDPALPPRPTGVKLLPLRPPPMKSTPGRPPPPAITSTSSSTLLTPPTSKSVPALSVSTASQSSSSQTMPSPSSVSANQIQSKVSKKGPPLPPRPKPGHPLYNSNTKQEVLIVLDDPSPSEPPPGEGRSQTAVTPLINQSQCLLDLDDQPELAPKQESQSKPALADLSMLDSESILPVAPTEQKEQPDAPPVSGPRCIALFDYEGEEDDELTFSQGDVIALLELIGQEWGRGQIHGRIGIFPLSFTEVVEPPPQEEKETTKSTSADTEKTESKISEEPEVKVKEWAVALFDFPGQTAEDLSFHKGALIEVTEHVDAEWKRGRVEGREGLYPAAFTHTCPAQPITDQQPALRGVAKFDFTAESEDELTLKVGDIITQVELVDEQWILGAAGGKRGIVPKNYISLL; translated from the exons atggcCGAAGCACGGtccgaggaagaggaggaaaacacgATGAGGGACACCCGGGAACAAGTGGTTCGACGACAGCCGAACAGCTCCGGAG GTCGTCCTGACAGACGTAAACCAGAGCATCGCCACAG tcagGGGCCTCTGTCGTCCATCAGAGCAGCCATCAAAAGAA CATCCACCAGATCAACCTCTCTGTCAGAATCatccagagacagagacagagacagagagagagatcgagacagagagagagacaggag GCGACCAGAGATAACCATCCTGTCGGCGGAGCCACTGGCCTCCACATCCTGGTTCCCCGGGGCTTCAGGAGGGTTcccgcctccccctcctcctgccgCACAGATCTGGGGATCGACTATCCCTCCGGCCATACAG cctcctccgTCCTATGAGGAGGTGATCAGAGAGAAGACACAGGAGCAggttctcctcccctcttcttcctcctgcctCCCCTCTTCATCCCCGCGTCCAGCTTCTTCAATAACCATCGCCACGCAGACTGATCCAGGACCCGCCCCCGATCAACAAGACGCCAACG TGAGGAGACCCGTCAGACCTCCACGACCACGTCTCAGCCTCCCTCTGAAACCGTCCAACGTTGATGACATCACCCCCACCTCCAGCCAATCGCAGCTCACCTCCGTTAACAGTGACAACACACTTTGCTGCGACTTCCTCACTGAGCTGTGTTCACCTTTGACTTCAAACTCCGGAGCTCAGACTGACCTTTGGGAACGGTCTTTTGCTGCCGTTGACGTGGCGACCACTCCATCTACTTCCTCACAAGTCCCGTTGGATCGTCCCAGGCCCCGCCCACGCTCCCGGCTCAGCGCTCCGCATATCAGCAACGAGGTCAAAGTGCAAACGTTGGTGAAGCTGCGCGAGGACGGTTTAGCCACGCTAGCTGCTCGCTCAGGAGCTAACAGCGCTAACCAAGACGTGGTTCAGGGGAAGTACCTTCAGGAGCTGCTCGAGGCCTTCAGCGCCGACGACTGGGGCTTCCCCGATCGCCatagcagcggcagcagcagtggGAACAGCCAATCGGAGAgcgaggagggagaagaggacaTGGCGACGTTGAGAGCGAGGATACAAGCGTTCGAGCAGCAGGTGGCTGATGGGAGCTGTGGAGGCACAAACTCCACGCCGCTGGAGTGCGCTGTCACAAAGAAACCTGAACCCAGGCCACGCCCTCGCCTCCAACCAACCAAATCCGCCCCTCCCACCATCGCCCCGAAGCCTAAGAACTTTTCACAAGCCACCAAACCGTCCACGAAAGTGTTCTGGGAAGATCCCAGTTTGACCACAGACTCATGTAGCACAGAGTCTTCAAAATCAACTGAAACCCCGACCACAGACTTCAACCCTGCTGCCCAACCTTCAACTTCTTGTACCCCAAAACCTGCCCCGTCTTTGGTCCCCCaaccctgcagaaacacagaaaaacccTTAATAACACCTAAACCACAGTCCACTCCAGAAACCCTCACATCTGGAACCCCCGTCCCCGTCCCGGCCCCAAGACCCCCTCCACCAAAAATCACCCCCTCAGACCAACAGACCAAACCTCCACCCAGACCTACAGTCGCTCCCCGGGCCAGCACGGGAGCTCTGACCCAGGATAAGACCACCCCCACTCTGCCCCCGAGACCCTCAGCGGAGGTGAGCAGTGGAGCTCAGACAGAAACTGAGGAGACGCAGGACTCTACGAACCAAACTG TGAAAGTAGAAAGTGTACGTCCAGGCGTCCCGGCCAAACCAGCAGCTCTGACATCACTGCGCAGATCCAgcg CCCCAAATCTGGCCCCCAAACCCACCGGTGCCTCCCCAACAACACCAGATGCAAACCCAGTCCCACCCAAACCgtcagctgctgctccagccACGGCCCCCAAACCTCTGGGACCAACTCCAGGCCTCAAACCTGCAAccacagctccagctccagctctaaGGAAAGGCCCGGTAATCCCCAACAAACCAGAAACTACCAACACGGCAAACCCAAACTCCTCAGATCCTGCTCTTCCACCGag GCCTACAGGTGTGAAACTCCTCCCCCTACGTCCTCCACCAATGAAATCCACCCCTGGGCGACCGCCTCCTCCAGCTATCACGTCGACTTCCTCGTCCACTCTGTTGACTCCGCCCACATCCAAATCTGTCCCCGCCCTCTCGGTTTCGACAGCCAgccagtcttcttcttctcaaacCATGCCCAGCCCTTCTTCtgtgtcagccaatcagattcaGTCAAAGGTTTCTAAGAAAGGACCGCCCCTTCCGCCCCGCCCTAAACCTGGACACCCCCTCTATAACAGCAACACt aaacaggaagtcctGATCGTCCTGGATGACCCGAGCCCTTCAGAGCCTCCACCAGGGGAAGGGAGGAGCCAAACTGCAGTCACCCCGctcatcaaccaatcacagtgtCTCCTGGATCTGGACGACCAACCAGAGCTGGCTCCAAAACAGGAGAGCCAATCAAAGCCAGCGCTGGCGGACCTCAGCATGTTGGACTCGGAG TCGATCCTCCCTGTGGCGCCCACAGAGCAGAAAGAACAGCCGGACGCTCCTCCTGTCAG CGGTCCTCGCTGCATCGCCTTGTTCGACTACGAGGGAGAGGAGGACGACGAGCTCACCTTCTCCCAGGGTGATGTAATCGCCCTCCTGGAGCTCATTGGGCAGGAGTGGGGGCGTGGTCAAATCCACGGACGAATCGGGATTTTTCCGCTGAGTTTTACTGAAGTGGTGGAGCCGCCGccacaggaggagaaggaaacgaCAAAATCAACATCAGCAGATACAGAGAAAACAG aatcAAAGATCTCAGAGGAGCCAGAG gtcaaAGTCAAAGAGTGGGCCGTGGCTCTGTTCGACTTCCCCGGCCAGACTGCAGAGGATCTGTCCTTCCACAAGGGGGCGCTTATCGAGGTTACAGAGCACGTCGACGCTGAGTGGAAGAGAGGACgagtggaggggagggaggggctttaccctgctgctttcacacacacctgcccGG ctcagccaatcacagaccaGCAGCCAGCACTGAGGGGCGTGGCCAAGTTTGACTTCACAGCGGAGAGCGAGGACGAGCTCAcactgaag gtcgGTGACATCATCACGCAGGTGGAGTTGGTGGATGAGCAGTGGATTCTGGGAGCTGCAGGCGGGAAGCGTGGGATTGTGCCTAAAAACTACATTTCACTTCTCTGA
- the LOC132958630 gene encoding tripartite motif-containing protein 16-like, with product MAQQVNQTDEVKMCCSICLDLLKDPVTIPCGHSYCMSCVKRFWDQEDKKKIPSCPQCRQTFKPRPVLVKNTLLAELVDDLKKSGPRAAPAGEHVAGQGDVACDSCAGRKLKASKSCLVCVASYCEQHLQPHNESPTFKKHKLVEASVKLQENVCSRHDEVMKMFCRTDRQTICYLCSVDQHKGHDAVSAVAERTEKKKALCESRRVIHQRIKDREEDMKTLLQEIRTINQSADEAEEEREKIFSEMISFIKKKRSDVKKEIRSRQKTEVNQVKRLQEKLEQEVTDLRRKLAELEKLSNTEDPIQFLQGYSSISRLPESTDPPRPKNDRLKHFEDIMAAVKEARDKVWAVLSGESPSAEPATRGEFLQYSCEIALDPNTANKFLVLSEGNRKITFDGKNTAYIQHPNRFIHSPQVLSKEGLSGRHYWEVEMSKDASVAVAYKSIGRSGDLNERVFGCNDKSWVLQCGGSGYNFRHHNRSTSVSGPKSTRVGVYLDHSAGVLSFYSISETMTLLHRVQTRFTQPLYAGLFLFGSNGDTAEFCAVK from the coding sequence atggcACAACAGGTAAACCAAACGGACGAGGTCAAAATGTGCTGTTCCatctgtctggatctcctgAAGGATCCCGTGACTATCCCTTGCGGACACAGCTACTGCATGAGCTGTGTTAAGAGATTCTGGGACCAAGAAGATAAGAAGAAAATCCCCTCTTGTCCTCAGTGCAGACAGACGTTCAAGCCGCGGCCCGTCCTGGTGAAAAACACCTTGTTGGCTGAGTTAGTGGACGACCTGAAGAAGTCTGGACCTCGAGCGGCGCCGGCCGGTGAACACGTCGCTGGACAGGGCGATGTTGCCTGCGATAGCTGCGCTGGGAGGAAGTTGAAAGCCTCAAAGTCGTGTTTGGTTTGTGTGGCTTCTTACTGTGAGCAACACCTCCAACCCCACAATGAATCTCCAACTTTTAAGAAACATAAACTTGTTGAAGCCTCCGTTAAGCTGcaggagaacgtctgctctcgccatgatgaggtgatgaagatgttctgCCGCACCGATCGTCAGACCATCTGctatctctgctctgtggacCAACACAAAGGCCACGACGCGGTCTCGGCTGTGGCGGaaagaacagagaagaaaaaggcGCTCTGCGAGAGTCGGAGAGTAATCCACCAGAGAATCAAGGACCGGGAGGAAGACATGAAGACACTCCTGCAAGAGATCAGGACGATCAACCAATCGGCTGACgaggcagaggaggaaagagagaagatCTTCTCCGAGATGATCTCCTTCATCAAGAAGAAAAGGTCCGATGTGAAGAAGGAGATCCGATCCCGGCAGAAGACTGAAGTGAATCAGGTCAAACGCttgcaggagaagctggagcaggaggtCACTGATCTGAGGAGGAAACTCGCTGAGCTGGAGAAACTCTCAAACACAGAGGATCCCATCCAATTTCTTCAAGGTTATTCCTCAATTTCCCGACTTCCTGAGTCCACAGACCCACCGAGACCAAAAAACGATCGCCTAAAGCACTTTGAAGACATCATGGCAGCCGTGAAAGAAGCCAGAGACAAAGTTTGGGCGGTTCTTTCCGGGGAATCTCCTTCAGCAGAGCCGGCGACCAGAGGCGAGTTCTTACAATATTCATGCGAGATCGCGCTGGATCCAAACACGGCCAACAAGTTTCTGGTTCTATCAGAGGGGAACAGAAAGATAACCTTTGACGGGAAAAACACAGCTTATATTCAACACCCAAACAGATTCATTCACTCCCCTCAGGTTTTGAGTAAAGAGGGACTGAGCGGACGCCATTACTGGGAGGTGGAGATGAGCAAAGACGCATCAGTCGCCGTCGCTTACAAGAGCATCGGCAGATCAGGAGACTTGAACGAGCGGGTTTTTGGATGCAATGACAAGTCTTGGGTTTTACAATGTGGTGGCAGTGGTTATAACTTCAGACACCACAACCGCTCAACTTCTGTCTCGGGCCCTAAATCCAccagagtaggagtgtacctggatcacagcGCAGGTgttctgtccttctacagcatctctgaaaccatgactctcctccacagagtccagacccgGTTCACTCAGCCGCTCTACGCCGGACTCTTTCTGTTCGGCTCCAATGGAGACACCGCCGAGTTCTGTGCAGTAAagtag
- the LOC132958993 gene encoding SH3 domain-containing protein 19-like isoform X2, with protein MAEARSEEEEENTMRDTREQVVRRQPNSSGGRPDRRKPEHRHSQGPLSSIRAAIKRTSTRSTSLSESSRDRDRDRERDRDRERDRRRPEITILSAEPLASTSWFPGASGGFPPPPPPAAQIWGSTIPPAIQPPPSYEEVIREKTQEQVLLPSSSSCLPSSSPRPASSITIATQTDPGPAPDQQDANVRRPVRPPRPRLSLPLKPSNVDDITPTSSQSQLTSVNSDNTLCCDFLTELCSPLTSNSGAQTDLWERSFAAVDVATTPSTSSQVPLDRPRPRPRSRLSAPHISNEVKVQTLVKLREDGLATLAARSGANSANQDVVQGKYLQELLEAFSADDWGFPDRHSSGSSSGNSQSESEEGEEDMATLRARIQAFEQQVADGSCGGTNSTPLECAVTKKPEPRPRPRLQPTKSAPPTIAPKPKNFSQATKPSTKVFWEDPSLTTDSCSTESSKSTETPTTDFNPAAQPSTSCTPKPAPSLVPQPCRNTEKPLITPKPQSTPETLTSGTPVPVPAPRPPPPKITPSDQQTKPPPRPTVAPRASTGALTQDKTTPTLPPRPSAEVSSGAQTETEETQDSTNQTVKVESVRPGVPAKPAALTSLRRSSAPNLAPKPTGASPTTPDANPVPPKPSAAAPATAPKPLGPTPGLKPATTAPAPALRKGPVIPNKPETTNTANPNSSDPALPPRPTGVKLLPLRPPPMKSTPGRPPPPAITSTSSSTLLTPPTSKSVPALSVSTASQSSSSQTMPSPSSVSANQIQSKVSKKGPPLPPRPKPGHPLYNSNTEVLIVLDDPSPSEPPPGEGRSQTAVTPLINQSQCLLDLDDQPELAPKQESQSKPALADLSMLDSESILPVAPTEQKEQPDAPPVSGPRCIALFDYEGEEDDELTFSQGDVIALLELIGQEWGRGQIHGRIGIFPLSFTEVVEPPPQEEKETTKSTSADTEKTESKISEEPEVKVKEWAVALFDFPGQTAEDLSFHKGALIEVTEHVDAEWKRGRVEGREGLYPAAFTHTCPAQPITDQQPALRGVAKFDFTAESEDELTLKVGDIITQVELVDEQWILGAAGGKRGIVPKNYISLL; from the exons atggcCGAAGCACGGtccgaggaagaggaggaaaacacgATGAGGGACACCCGGGAACAAGTGGTTCGACGACAGCCGAACAGCTCCGGAG GTCGTCCTGACAGACGTAAACCAGAGCATCGCCACAG tcagGGGCCTCTGTCGTCCATCAGAGCAGCCATCAAAAGAA CATCCACCAGATCAACCTCTCTGTCAGAATCatccagagacagagacagagacagagagagagatcgagacagagagagagacaggag GCGACCAGAGATAACCATCCTGTCGGCGGAGCCACTGGCCTCCACATCCTGGTTCCCCGGGGCTTCAGGAGGGTTcccgcctccccctcctcctgccgCACAGATCTGGGGATCGACTATCCCTCCGGCCATACAG cctcctccgTCCTATGAGGAGGTGATCAGAGAGAAGACACAGGAGCAggttctcctcccctcttcttcctcctgcctCCCCTCTTCATCCCCGCGTCCAGCTTCTTCAATAACCATCGCCACGCAGACTGATCCAGGACCCGCCCCCGATCAACAAGACGCCAACG TGAGGAGACCCGTCAGACCTCCACGACCACGTCTCAGCCTCCCTCTGAAACCGTCCAACGTTGATGACATCACCCCCACCTCCAGCCAATCGCAGCTCACCTCCGTTAACAGTGACAACACACTTTGCTGCGACTTCCTCACTGAGCTGTGTTCACCTTTGACTTCAAACTCCGGAGCTCAGACTGACCTTTGGGAACGGTCTTTTGCTGCCGTTGACGTGGCGACCACTCCATCTACTTCCTCACAAGTCCCGTTGGATCGTCCCAGGCCCCGCCCACGCTCCCGGCTCAGCGCTCCGCATATCAGCAACGAGGTCAAAGTGCAAACGTTGGTGAAGCTGCGCGAGGACGGTTTAGCCACGCTAGCTGCTCGCTCAGGAGCTAACAGCGCTAACCAAGACGTGGTTCAGGGGAAGTACCTTCAGGAGCTGCTCGAGGCCTTCAGCGCCGACGACTGGGGCTTCCCCGATCGCCatagcagcggcagcagcagtggGAACAGCCAATCGGAGAgcgaggagggagaagaggacaTGGCGACGTTGAGAGCGAGGATACAAGCGTTCGAGCAGCAGGTGGCTGATGGGAGCTGTGGAGGCACAAACTCCACGCCGCTGGAGTGCGCTGTCACAAAGAAACCTGAACCCAGGCCACGCCCTCGCCTCCAACCAACCAAATCCGCCCCTCCCACCATCGCCCCGAAGCCTAAGAACTTTTCACAAGCCACCAAACCGTCCACGAAAGTGTTCTGGGAAGATCCCAGTTTGACCACAGACTCATGTAGCACAGAGTCTTCAAAATCAACTGAAACCCCGACCACAGACTTCAACCCTGCTGCCCAACCTTCAACTTCTTGTACCCCAAAACCTGCCCCGTCTTTGGTCCCCCaaccctgcagaaacacagaaaaacccTTAATAACACCTAAACCACAGTCCACTCCAGAAACCCTCACATCTGGAACCCCCGTCCCCGTCCCGGCCCCAAGACCCCCTCCACCAAAAATCACCCCCTCAGACCAACAGACCAAACCTCCACCCAGACCTACAGTCGCTCCCCGGGCCAGCACGGGAGCTCTGACCCAGGATAAGACCACCCCCACTCTGCCCCCGAGACCCTCAGCGGAGGTGAGCAGTGGAGCTCAGACAGAAACTGAGGAGACGCAGGACTCTACGAACCAAACTG TGAAAGTAGAAAGTGTACGTCCAGGCGTCCCGGCCAAACCAGCAGCTCTGACATCACTGCGCAGATCCAgcg CCCCAAATCTGGCCCCCAAACCCACCGGTGCCTCCCCAACAACACCAGATGCAAACCCAGTCCCACCCAAACCgtcagctgctgctccagccACGGCCCCCAAACCTCTGGGACCAACTCCAGGCCTCAAACCTGCAAccacagctccagctccagctctaaGGAAAGGCCCGGTAATCCCCAACAAACCAGAAACTACCAACACGGCAAACCCAAACTCCTCAGATCCTGCTCTTCCACCGag GCCTACAGGTGTGAAACTCCTCCCCCTACGTCCTCCACCAATGAAATCCACCCCTGGGCGACCGCCTCCTCCAGCTATCACGTCGACTTCCTCGTCCACTCTGTTGACTCCGCCCACATCCAAATCTGTCCCCGCCCTCTCGGTTTCGACAGCCAgccagtcttcttcttctcaaacCATGCCCAGCCCTTCTTCtgtgtcagccaatcagattcaGTCAAAGGTTTCTAAGAAAGGACCGCCCCTTCCGCCCCGCCCTAAACCTGGACACCCCCTCTATAACAGCAACACt gaagtcctGATCGTCCTGGATGACCCGAGCCCTTCAGAGCCTCCACCAGGGGAAGGGAGGAGCCAAACTGCAGTCACCCCGctcatcaaccaatcacagtgtCTCCTGGATCTGGACGACCAACCAGAGCTGGCTCCAAAACAGGAGAGCCAATCAAAGCCAGCGCTGGCGGACCTCAGCATGTTGGACTCGGAG TCGATCCTCCCTGTGGCGCCCACAGAGCAGAAAGAACAGCCGGACGCTCCTCCTGTCAG CGGTCCTCGCTGCATCGCCTTGTTCGACTACGAGGGAGAGGAGGACGACGAGCTCACCTTCTCCCAGGGTGATGTAATCGCCCTCCTGGAGCTCATTGGGCAGGAGTGGGGGCGTGGTCAAATCCACGGACGAATCGGGATTTTTCCGCTGAGTTTTACTGAAGTGGTGGAGCCGCCGccacaggaggagaaggaaacgaCAAAATCAACATCAGCAGATACAGAGAAAACAG aatcAAAGATCTCAGAGGAGCCAGAG gtcaaAGTCAAAGAGTGGGCCGTGGCTCTGTTCGACTTCCCCGGCCAGACTGCAGAGGATCTGTCCTTCCACAAGGGGGCGCTTATCGAGGTTACAGAGCACGTCGACGCTGAGTGGAAGAGAGGACgagtggaggggagggaggggctttaccctgctgctttcacacacacctgcccGG ctcagccaatcacagaccaGCAGCCAGCACTGAGGGGCGTGGCCAAGTTTGACTTCACAGCGGAGAGCGAGGACGAGCTCAcactgaag gtcgGTGACATCATCACGCAGGTGGAGTTGGTGGATGAGCAGTGGATTCTGGGAGCTGCAGGCGGGAAGCGTGGGATTGTGCCTAAAAACTACATTTCACTTCTCTGA